Proteins from a single region of Xyrauchen texanus isolate HMW12.3.18 chromosome 7, RBS_HiC_50CHRs, whole genome shotgun sequence:
- the LOC127646095 gene encoding protein SPO16 homolog has product MAGDTSTSWKTTVIISSSPQCDEPSQILLAQQHKIRRSDSILPSSFVFPLSGTAFLLVTPEEFPAKHENAELFERIEKFMQVHRNSFLLLKAPVYGKREWEILSSVQNRFLGCNLKVLPVHSTPNAVDGMLLIAKATSKPHVEKMRDRMSLACAHIIDRSPVWGMLQEMRL; this is encoded by the exons ATGGCAGGCGATACGAGCACTTCTTGGAAAACAACTGTTATTATCAGCTCTTCACCTCAG TGTGATGAACCCTCACAGATTTTATTAGCACAGCAGCACAAAATTCGCCGCTCGGACAGCATcctaccctctagttttgttttcCCACTCTCAG GCACAGCATTCTTGCTTGTTACGCCGGAGGAGTTTCCAGCAAAGCATGAGAATGCTGAACTTTTTGAGAGAATTGAGAAGTTTATGCAGGTCCACAGAAACAGTTTTCTTCTGCTTAAAGCCCCAGTCTATGGAAAAAGGGAGTGGGAGATTTTATCATCAGTGCAGAACAG ATTTCTTGGCTGCAACCTCAAAGTCTTACCCGTGCATAGTACTCCTAATGCAGTAGATGGAATGCTGCTCATCGCTAAA GCCACAAGTAAACCCCATGTTGAGAAAATGAGAGATCGGATGTCTTTGGCTTGTGCTCACATTATTGATCGTAGCCCAGTTTGGGGGATGCTTCAAGAGATGCGGCTCTAA